One Hermetia illucens chromosome 4, iHerIll2.2.curated.20191125, whole genome shotgun sequence DNA segment encodes these proteins:
- the LOC119653804 gene encoding guanine nucleotide-binding protein subunit gamma-1, with amino-acid sequence MDIMASNLQQQRAIVEQLRREAALQRMPVSQACADIIKYVTEHDQEDCLLNGFSSQKVNPFREKSSCTIL; translated from the coding sequence ATGGACATAATGGCATCCAACTTGCAACAGCAGCGGGCGATCGTGGAGCAATTACGACGCGAGGCGGCTCTGCAAAGGATGCCCGTCTCGCAAGCGTGTGCCGATATCATAAAGTATGTGACGGAACACGACCAGGAGGATTGCCTGCTCAACGGCTTCTCGAGCCAGAAAGTGAATCCATTCCGTGAGAAGAGTTCCTGCACAATTCTGTAA